From a region of the Neobacillus niacini genome:
- a CDS encoding FeoB small GTPase domain-containing protein gives MGNSYRVALAGNPNTGKSTLFNALTGLRQHTGNWAGKTVSLAQGNVQYKDTTFNLIDLPGTYSLFSNSSDEEVARNYIVFEKPDVTVVVLDATSLERNFNLALQVLEMTNNVIICINLIDVAEKQGININERILTNRLGVPVIKISARNKKGFPMLLDTIDRIVTGAIECQPVQTTYPDDIEEQIKKIEPKVSELIGNELSARWVSLRLLDGDETLLNEINERFGQKERA, from the coding sequence ATGGGGAATAGTTATCGAGTGGCCTTGGCGGGAAACCCAAATACCGGTAAGAGTACTTTATTTAATGCCTTAACGGGCTTAAGACAGCATACAGGAAACTGGGCTGGAAAGACTGTTTCGCTCGCGCAAGGCAATGTTCAGTATAAAGATACAACGTTTAATTTGATTGATCTTCCAGGTACCTATTCGCTTTTTTCCAATTCAAGTGATGAAGAAGTAGCAAGAAACTATATTGTTTTCGAAAAACCAGATGTTACCGTTGTTGTACTGGATGCAACATCCTTAGAGAGAAACTTCAATTTAGCCTTACAGGTATTGGAAATGACAAATAATGTAATTATCTGTATTAACCTAATCGATGTCGCAGAAAAACAAGGGATTAACATTAATGAGCGGATTTTAACAAATCGATTAGGCGTTCCTGTGATTAAAATATCGGCACGAAATAAAAAAGGCTTCCCTATGCTGCTAGATACCATAGACCGAATCGTGACCGGTGCGATAGAATGTCAACCTGTCCAAACCACCTACCCGGATGATATTGAAGAACAAATTAAGAAAATTGAACCAAAAGTTTCGGAGCTTATTGGAAATGAGTTGTCCGCACGTTGGGTTTCGTTAAGGTTGCTGGATGGTGACGAAACATTACTGAATGAGATTAACGAGCGATTTGGACAAAAGGAGAGAGCTTAA
- a CDS encoding FeoA family protein, which translates to MSIPKTMRLVDGEKGNLIQITSLNLDGVMRRRLLDLGFVAGAMVEVIRKSPLGDPIAYRVSQTTIALRKEESSRIEGVLMTDGE; encoded by the coding sequence ATGAGCATACCAAAAACAATGAGACTTGTGGATGGTGAGAAGGGAAATTTAATTCAAATCACTTCTTTAAATCTGGACGGTGTGATGAGAAGAAGATTGTTAGATTTAGGCTTTGTGGCTGGTGCGATGGTCGAGGTCATTAGAAAAAGCCCTTTAGGGGACCCAATTGCTTATCGAGTCAGTCAAACGACCATTGCGTTAAGAAAAGAGGAAAGCTCTCGGATAGAAGGGGTGTTGATGACAGATGGGGAATAG
- a CDS encoding DUF3307 domain-containing protein yields the protein MLLLSLILAHLIADFYLQTDEMVVDKMKNIKKHIGHHFLVNVLVLTVFYLFSSKEVSIITCLIFPLLFIVSSHLITDILKIRLLDTLKISNEENLKRASFFTIDQLIHLGTILLAGQYFLGVQLASIQEFFRNGKELGTINSVLFILIVLILATSVSGHMIKILLGSLPNQLLTFEGKYTFKNERQEAQYAKNHTGNRALTEEYNYTIFSKHDLSRGKLIGYIERLLVIVLTFYSAYPAIGFIVAAKSIARFKQMDDRNWAEYFLLGTLTSMFIGITLGILLREVLT from the coding sequence ATGCTATTATTATCCCTCATTCTCGCCCATCTCATAGCTGATTTTTATTTGCAGACCGATGAAATGGTCGTAGACAAAATGAAAAATATTAAGAAGCATATTGGCCACCATTTTCTTGTAAATGTACTTGTGCTGACAGTTTTTTACCTTTTTTCATCTAAAGAAGTGAGTATTATTACGTGTCTTATTTTTCCGTTGCTCTTTATTGTGAGCAGCCATTTAATTACCGATATCCTTAAAATCAGGCTCCTTGATACCTTAAAAATAAGCAATGAAGAAAACCTAAAAAGAGCTAGTTTCTTCACGATTGATCAGCTGATACACCTTGGAACAATTCTCCTTGCTGGACAGTATTTTTTAGGTGTTCAGCTTGCAAGTATCCAGGAATTTTTTAGAAACGGGAAAGAATTGGGCACGATAAACTCGGTATTATTCATTCTTATTGTTTTGATTCTTGCCACTAGTGTAAGTGGACACATGATAAAAATCCTATTAGGCTCCCTGCCTAATCAGCTTTTAACCTTTGAAGGGAAATATACATTTAAAAATGAACGGCAAGAGGCTCAATATGCCAAGAACCATACGGGTAATAGAGCCTTAACAGAGGAATATAACTATACGATTTTTAGCAAACATGATCTCTCACGGGGAAAATTAATTGGTTATATTGAGAGATTACTAGTTATCGTGTTAACCTTTTACAGTGCTTATCCAGCGATTGGATTTATCGTTGCGGCTAAGTCGATTGCACGGTTCAAACAAATGGATGACCGCAACTGGGCAGAGTATTTTCTATTGGGTACGCTGACATCGATGTTTATAGGAATTACACTTGGAATACTTCTAAGGGAAGTATTGACCTAA
- a CDS encoding ATP-dependent DNA helicase — MANTIQIAVRTLVEHVYSSGSIDSRFRSQSTLLDGTRIHQKIQRTYQDSDQKEVYLRADLPFKDVIFTIDGRCDGLLLRNGEVIIDEIKSTSQPLEHLGQEGIPVHWAQAKMYAYIYAMDHQLPEIFVQLTYVQVESDEKRYLKNCFTLEELDVFVHEVVENYYPYAKLLHDHRQARNESSKQLVFPFDSYRAGQRKLAGGVYKTISEEKSLFVKAPTGIGKTISTFFPAVKAMGEGHLNRIFYLTAKTITRTTAEEAVERMQSCGLCLKSVTITAKDKVCFKEETKCQKDYCEFADGYYDRINEAVLDIVMNETTMNREVIEKYARKHTICPFEFSIDLAYAVDAVICDYNYIFDPRVSLKRLFEEQKKSTLLLVDEAHNLVDRGREMFSASLNKDTFLQLKKEFKTVNKVISDFASKINAWFISLKKLHGEQSEFTVEQLDEELVELLTQFNEGAEFFLQKENAPNLLELYFQVNAFMKIVELLDEHYVIYGEKNKNDVTLKLFCIDPSKLLQKMGKNFRSKVFFSATLSPLSYYQDMLGGQVDDYTLSIPSPFKEEQTDIFIKPLSTRYRDRERTKEPIASMIHALVQNRPGNYLVFFPSYQYLLAVYEQLITEYPGIHTLLQGAGMSELEREAFLETFKPNQTETLIGFAVLGGVFSEGVDLKGDRLNGVVVIGVGLPQLCYERNLIKEHFNQKEKNGYDYAYVYPGMNKVLQAGGRLIRSEEDHGTIVLVDDRFLHRQYQDLLPQEWRSFTVI, encoded by the coding sequence TTGGCAAATACCATACAAATAGCGGTTAGGACGCTTGTGGAACATGTTTATAGCAGTGGCAGTATTGATTCCCGTTTTCGGTCACAGTCCACACTTTTAGATGGAACAAGAATTCACCAAAAAATCCAACGTACATATCAAGATTCTGATCAAAAGGAAGTTTATCTTCGAGCTGACCTACCCTTTAAAGATGTCATATTTACTATTGATGGAAGATGTGATGGTTTATTATTGCGGAATGGTGAGGTAATCATAGATGAGATAAAATCCACTTCTCAGCCGTTGGAACATCTTGGACAAGAAGGTATTCCTGTTCATTGGGCACAAGCAAAAATGTACGCTTATATATATGCCATGGACCATCAGTTACCGGAGATTTTTGTGCAGCTTACCTATGTGCAGGTTGAAAGTGATGAGAAAAGATATCTGAAAAATTGTTTTACATTGGAGGAACTAGATGTTTTTGTTCATGAGGTGGTCGAAAATTATTATCCTTATGCAAAATTACTTCATGATCACCGCCAAGCGAGGAATGAAAGTAGTAAACAACTGGTTTTTCCATTTGATTCTTACCGTGCAGGTCAAAGGAAACTAGCTGGTGGTGTTTACAAGACGATCTCAGAAGAAAAGAGTTTATTTGTAAAAGCACCAACTGGGATTGGCAAAACGATTTCAACCTTCTTTCCTGCTGTTAAAGCTATGGGTGAGGGGCATTTAAATCGAATTTTTTATCTGACTGCTAAGACTATTACCAGAACAACGGCTGAAGAGGCTGTAGAACGAATGCAATCTTGCGGGCTATGTTTGAAATCCGTTACGATTACAGCGAAAGACAAGGTTTGTTTTAAGGAGGAGACCAAATGCCAGAAGGATTATTGTGAGTTTGCTGATGGCTATTATGATCGAATAAATGAAGCTGTGTTAGATATCGTAATGAATGAAACCACTATGAATCGTGAGGTAATCGAGAAATACGCTCGAAAACATACCATTTGTCCTTTTGAGTTCTCGATTGATCTTGCTTATGCAGTTGACGCTGTCATTTGTGATTATAATTATATTTTTGATCCTCGCGTATCGTTAAAACGATTGTTCGAGGAGCAGAAGAAGTCAACACTCTTGTTAGTTGATGAAGCTCATAATCTGGTTGATCGCGGAAGAGAAATGTTCTCTGCCTCCTTAAACAAGGATACGTTTCTTCAATTAAAAAAGGAATTTAAAACTGTCAATAAGGTTATCTCCGATTTTGCTTCAAAAATAAATGCCTGGTTTATTTCATTGAAAAAGCTTCATGGTGAGCAGAGTGAGTTTACTGTGGAGCAGCTGGATGAAGAATTGGTTGAGTTGTTAACCCAATTTAATGAAGGTGCTGAATTTTTCCTACAAAAAGAGAATGCTCCAAACCTGCTGGAGCTGTACTTTCAAGTCAATGCTTTTATGAAAATAGTTGAATTACTTGATGAGCATTATGTGATTTATGGAGAGAAAAATAAAAACGATGTAACACTAAAATTGTTCTGTATCGATCCATCCAAATTACTACAGAAAATGGGAAAAAACTTTCGGTCAAAAGTCTTTTTTTCTGCCACACTATCGCCGTTATCTTATTATCAGGATATGTTAGGCGGGCAAGTGGACGATTATACACTTTCGATTCCTTCGCCTTTTAAAGAAGAGCAGACAGATATTTTTATCAAACCGCTCTCGACTAGATATCGTGACCGAGAGAGAACAAAAGAGCCAATTGCATCTATGATTCATGCCTTAGTTCAAAATCGACCAGGTAATTATTTAGTTTTTTTTCCGTCCTATCAATATTTACTTGCGGTATATGAACAGCTTATTACAGAATACCCGGGAATCCATACCTTACTTCAAGGTGCGGGAATGTCTGAGCTGGAAAGAGAAGCCTTTTTAGAAACGTTTAAACCAAATCAAACAGAGACATTGATAGGATTCGCCGTACTTGGCGGTGTTTTTTCAGAGGGTGTGGATTTAAAAGGTGATCGGTTAAACGGAGTGGTGGTGATCGGGGTAGGTCTGCCACAGCTTTGTTATGAACGGAATCTGATAAAGGAACATTTCAATCAAAAGGAAAAAAACGGTTATGATTATGCCTATGTTTATCCTGGAATGAACAAAGTTTTACAGGCGGGCGGGAGGTTAATTCGTTCGGAAGAGGACCACGGGACCATTGTGCTGGTAGACGACCGGTTTTTACATAGGCAGTATCAAGACCTTTTACCACAAGAGTGGCGGAGTTTTACGGTCATTTAG
- a CDS encoding glutamate-5-semialdehyde dehydrogenase: MSELLEKAVKLRAASKVLAILTTEEKNEALAKMADRLLTEKELILTENAKDIAAGEEKGFSPSLLDRLLLTEERIEQIVEGIRQLIVLEDPIGETIEAWERPNGLKIHTVRVPIGVIGMVYEARPNVTVDAGSLCLKAGNAVLLRGSTSALYSNKALVKVMREALADSKIPADAVQLLEDTSRETASQMFKLNQYLDVLIPRGGAGLIQSVIQNATVPVLETGVGNCHIFIDETAEKQMAIDITINAKLHRPSVCNAAESLILHEDWPHKQEIVHSLKEKGVELRGDKELAAQYPFVKIAVEEDWQNEFLAPILAVKLVKSVKEAIQHIDKYGTKHSEAIISENDENVRLFFQAIDAAVVYHNASTRFTDGEQFGYGAEIGISTQKLHARGPMGLRAITTTKAIVQGTGQIRS; encoded by the coding sequence ATGAGTGAATTATTAGAAAAAGCTGTAAAACTAAGAGCAGCATCAAAGGTTCTTGCTATTCTCACTACGGAAGAGAAAAATGAAGCTTTAGCAAAAATGGCTGACCGATTATTGACAGAGAAAGAATTGATCCTTACTGAAAATGCTAAAGATATTGCAGCAGGAGAGGAAAAAGGATTTTCGCCTTCTTTGTTGGATCGGTTATTGCTTACGGAAGAAAGAATCGAGCAGATTGTAGAAGGGATTCGCCAATTGATTGTACTTGAAGATCCAATCGGCGAAACGATTGAAGCTTGGGAGCGTCCGAATGGGTTAAAGATTCATACCGTTCGTGTTCCGATTGGTGTTATCGGAATGGTGTATGAAGCGCGTCCGAATGTAACGGTGGACGCAGGCAGTCTTTGCTTAAAAGCGGGAAATGCTGTTCTTTTAAGAGGAAGTACTTCGGCTCTTTACTCTAATAAGGCACTTGTGAAAGTAATGCGTGAGGCTTTAGCAGATAGTAAAATACCAGCCGATGCCGTTCAACTGCTCGAGGATACGAGCAGGGAAACAGCTTCGCAAATGTTTAAACTAAATCAATATCTTGACGTTCTGATTCCCCGAGGAGGTGCAGGTTTGATTCAATCGGTTATTCAAAATGCGACTGTACCTGTGCTTGAAACGGGTGTTGGGAATTGTCATATATTTATTGATGAGACTGCAGAAAAGCAAATGGCTATTGATATTACGATTAATGCAAAATTACACCGTCCTTCTGTTTGTAATGCGGCTGAATCCCTTATTCTTCACGAGGATTGGCCACATAAACAAGAGATCGTTCATTCCTTAAAGGAAAAAGGGGTGGAGCTTAGAGGGGATAAAGAGCTGGCAGCGCAATACCCTTTTGTAAAAATTGCCGTTGAAGAGGACTGGCAGAACGAATTTTTAGCACCGATTCTAGCCGTGAAATTGGTAAAGAGTGTGAAGGAAGCCATCCAACATATCGACAAGTATGGAACGAAGCATTCAGAAGCCATCATCAGTGAAAATGATGAAAATGTACGGTTATTTTTCCAAGCGATCGATGCAGCCGTCGTCTATCATAATGCTTCCACTCGTTTTACCGATGGGGAACAATTTGGCTATGGAGCGGAAATCGGGATTAGTACACAAAAACTACATGCACGCGGTCCAATGGGTTTAAGAGCCATTACCACGACAAAGGCAATTGTACAGGGAACAGGTCAAATCCGTTCATAA
- the proB gene encoding glutamate 5-kinase, which translates to MKKQLVVVKIGSSSLTTASGTISEEKIRDHVEALACIKEQGHDVILISSGAVAAGFGALGYPTRPKTTAGKQAAAAVGQGLLMQHYHLQFKEFGIVPAQILLTREDFYSLERFHNLYNTISELLQRGVIPIINENDSVSIEELTFGDNDMLSALVSGFLHANALIILTDVNGLYDGNPKVMKDAKKYDFIPRVNDELLEAAGGSGSSVGTGGMKSKLLAAKKALSFGVSVFVGKGQGKEKLLNILEGKGDGTYIGGSFQTQMQKKKQWIAFHSHTAGIVEIDDGAEQAIVTNGKSLLPVGVTNVIGDFNAMDVVEVHNQRGELIGKGQIYYSAKNLQMVKGLPGEKTKNFSINKRAEVIHRNNWVLLPEE; encoded by the coding sequence ATGAAGAAACAACTCGTGGTTGTAAAAATAGGCAGCAGTTCATTAACAACAGCTTCAGGTACGATATCAGAAGAAAAAATTCGTGACCATGTTGAAGCACTGGCATGTATAAAAGAACAGGGTCACGATGTCATACTCATCTCTTCTGGTGCAGTTGCTGCAGGTTTTGGGGCGTTAGGGTATCCGACACGGCCAAAAACCACAGCAGGGAAGCAGGCAGCAGCAGCAGTCGGTCAAGGATTATTAATGCAGCATTATCATTTGCAATTTAAAGAGTTTGGTATTGTACCAGCCCAAATTCTATTAACTAGAGAAGATTTTTACAGCCTTGAGCGGTTTCACAATCTTTACAATACGATATCTGAGCTGCTTCAAAGGGGCGTTATACCGATTATTAATGAAAACGATTCTGTTTCAATTGAGGAATTAACCTTTGGTGATAATGATATGCTGTCTGCGCTTGTAAGCGGGTTTTTACATGCGAATGCATTAATTATCTTAACGGATGTAAATGGCTTATATGACGGTAATCCAAAAGTGATGAAGGACGCGAAGAAGTATGACTTTATTCCCAGGGTTAACGATGAACTGCTTGAAGCTGCAGGAGGAAGTGGGTCCTCCGTTGGTACAGGCGGAATGAAATCGAAGCTGCTTGCTGCGAAAAAAGCTCTTTCCTTCGGGGTTAGTGTCTTTGTCGGGAAAGGACAGGGAAAGGAAAAGCTCTTAAATATTTTAGAGGGGAAAGGCGACGGAACTTATATTGGCGGCTCCTTCCAAACACAAATGCAAAAGAAAAAGCAATGGATTGCTTTTCATTCTCATACTGCTGGCATTGTCGAGATTGATGACGGTGCAGAACAGGCAATTGTTACAAATGGGAAAAGTTTGCTGCCTGTTGGTGTTACAAATGTTATTGGTGATTTTAATGCGATGGATGTTGTCGAGGTTCACAATCAAAGAGGTGAATTGATTGGCAAAGGACAAATCTATTATTCTGCAAAAAATCTTCAAATGGTCAAAGGTTTACCTGGCGAGAAAACGAAAAATTTTTCTATTAATAAAAGAGCAGAAGTGATTCATCGAAATAACTGGGTCCTTTTGCCGGAGGAGTGA
- a CDS encoding AAA domain-containing protein, with translation MTKTVYMKEWQQALENEILYLKKYGSNKYRVTNGRLLSNDGTFTYYFDTAFSLKIPVGSSITLVWGGVKQGGRTLSSEGKGIIVQLEQSLGDLIPDAYIYHDPWELLQQLIERLDEVNKSKQKRLRVNRLMNPSMPAKHPIEKVKSNVHELVLRSKYNPVTFVWGPPGTGKTYTLARVAANKYFQGKTVLILSHSNQAVDVLISEISAFIKKKDRFKEGDVLRYGSNTGVGEDSEEALTTSQLLQKQEHSLVEDKNALIEERKNLKHDIARSFSKRDTNQLLELEKKIARVLEKIRQKEIEFVKNALVVGSTLAKAASDPAIYGKDFDVVIVDEASMAYVPQAAFAASLGKRVIICGDFKQLPPIASSRDSLVTKWLKEDVFHRAGVADWVEEGKLHPHLLLLKEQRRMHPDISAFTNRYIYHSLVGDHESVRSSRKRIVEHAPFSGRAAILLDTSYMGAFCINEKSSNSRSNLWQALISFQLIHESYLGGARSIGYVTPYRAQANLMDLLLQDLYEKERLTADIVSATVHRFQGSERDVMIFDTVDSNPQERAGMLLTGKDSERLINVAITRTKGKFIHVCNIAFIRKHVYNRKTIRQLVEHQEKHQQSVKTKDIGTWIRNQHPNLKWIHALKLDKVLRDIENARSSIIISLPVTIVLPESWTNVLVHRNPSVTLTVISEKPIPEIQPDSWQEAGCSFPFVVIDEHILWLGFQLGRGKGLQPPFIAAKLNSEKVCDYLIGQLVTDNIN, from the coding sequence ATGACGAAGACAGTTTATATGAAAGAGTGGCAGCAGGCACTTGAAAATGAAATACTTTACTTGAAAAAATATGGCAGTAACAAATATAGAGTGACCAATGGCAGGCTGCTGTCAAACGATGGGACATTTACCTATTATTTTGATACTGCCTTCTCATTAAAAATACCAGTTGGTTCTTCTATTACGCTTGTATGGGGAGGCGTAAAACAGGGAGGACGGACCCTTTCTTCTGAGGGGAAGGGGATCATTGTTCAATTAGAACAATCATTAGGTGATTTAATCCCTGATGCCTATATCTATCATGATCCTTGGGAGCTGCTTCAGCAGCTCATCGAACGGTTAGACGAAGTCAACAAAAGCAAGCAGAAACGTTTAAGGGTCAACCGGTTAATGAACCCTTCGATGCCGGCAAAACACCCCATTGAAAAGGTTAAAAGCAATGTCCATGAATTGGTTCTACGTTCAAAATACAACCCGGTCACCTTTGTGTGGGGACCGCCTGGAACCGGTAAAACCTATACCCTTGCACGGGTTGCTGCAAATAAATATTTTCAAGGAAAAACGGTACTTATCCTTTCGCATAGTAACCAAGCAGTAGATGTATTAATCAGTGAGATTTCAGCTTTTATTAAAAAGAAAGACCGCTTCAAAGAAGGGGATGTACTTCGGTATGGATCTAATACCGGCGTGGGAGAGGATAGCGAAGAAGCACTTACCACCAGTCAGCTCCTCCAGAAACAGGAACATAGTCTCGTAGAAGATAAAAATGCTTTAATAGAAGAAAGAAAAAACCTAAAACATGATATTGCCCGTTCTTTTAGTAAAAGAGATACAAATCAACTATTGGAACTTGAGAAAAAGATTGCCAGAGTGCTTGAAAAAATACGTCAAAAAGAAATAGAATTTGTAAAAAATGCCCTTGTGGTGGGCTCCACCCTTGCAAAAGCAGCTAGTGATCCTGCTATATATGGGAAAGATTTTGATGTTGTGATCGTGGATGAAGCAAGTATGGCTTATGTACCACAGGCAGCATTTGCAGCCTCTCTTGGTAAAAGAGTCATTATATGCGGAGATTTTAAACAATTACCACCTATCGCCTCGTCCAGGGACTCACTCGTAACAAAATGGCTAAAAGAGGATGTTTTTCATCGAGCGGGTGTGGCAGATTGGGTGGAGGAGGGTAAGCTCCATCCGCATTTATTGTTATTGAAAGAACAGCGGAGGATGCACCCAGATATATCTGCTTTTACCAATCGATACATTTATCATTCTCTTGTAGGTGACCATGAAAGTGTACGAAGTAGTAGAAAGAGGATTGTGGAACATGCACCTTTTTCGGGACGGGCTGCCATCCTATTAGATACAAGTTATATGGGTGCTTTTTGTATAAATGAAAAAAGTTCTAATTCAAGGTCAAATCTATGGCAGGCTCTGATTTCTTTTCAACTGATTCATGAATCCTATCTAGGCGGTGCTCGTTCCATCGGTTATGTAACACCCTACCGAGCACAAGCAAATTTAATGGATCTCTTGCTGCAGGATTTATATGAAAAAGAACGGTTAACTGCAGATATCGTTTCTGCCACCGTTCACCGCTTTCAAGGCAGTGAAAGAGATGTAATGATCTTTGATACAGTAGATTCCAATCCACAGGAACGAGCGGGAATGCTATTAACGGGAAAAGATAGTGAACGACTCATAAATGTGGCAATTACAAGAACAAAGGGAAAATTTATTCATGTCTGTAATATCGCTTTTATACGTAAACATGTCTATAATAGGAAAACGATTAGGCAGTTGGTTGAACATCAAGAAAAACATCAGCAAAGTGTGAAAACAAAGGATATTGGCACCTGGATTAGAAATCAACATCCTAATTTAAAGTGGATCCATGCACTAAAATTAGACAAGGTGCTTAGAGACATAGAAAATGCCCGTTCTTCAATTATTATTTCCTTACCAGTAACGATTGTTTTACCAGAGTCATGGACAAATGTTTTAGTTCATCGGAATCCGTCCGTCACACTCACCGTTATTTCTGAGAAACCAATTCCAGAAATACAGCCTGACTCATGGCAGGAGGCTGGGTGTTCCTTCCCGTTTGTTGTCATTGATGAGCATATTCTCTGGCTCGGTTTCCAGCTAGGAAGAGGAAAAGGGCTACAGCCTCCCTTTATTGCAGCAAAATTAAATTCAGAAAAGGTATGCGATTATTTAATCGGACAGTTAGTAACAGATAACATTAACTAA